A region of Gloeocapsa sp. PCC 73106 DNA encodes the following proteins:
- a CDS encoding ATP-dependent helicase — protein MYSSSSKQQQLIDNLRPGQKSLATWRNGKMAVAAVPGAGKSHSLSVAAALTIAREQLNPQRQLVIVTYTRSAAASIKQKVRNCLKELALPQWGFVVQTLHGLALSIATRHLELHHIDFETASIVTPNTNHQLIRNAVEEWIVQSPHLYQKLIQGNEFDGEETERLRRQSVLRTEVLPKLAYTAIREAKSSGLSPTELWELGENYPDKYEILAIASGLYQGYQRLMGDQNYIDYDDLILAALEVLENPSVRDLWQQQVYAVFEDEAQDSSPLQERLITLLAGANLVRVGDPNQAINSTFTPADPLYFNWFCQTCDQQQRLATMDQAGRSSSVIIKAANFALEWMNKNYAQTPIDGLNLPFRPQQILPVTAGDPQPDANPTTEGSGVEIYFPEDIYESVTLIKARVIKLLTQYPHRNAAILVRENRQGSFLAQQLKQLPSEQGIKVYEVAETQRHSEIPREILKLLSFLDRPHSPDRLKDALEILQERQLISNQDLNALATYPEQFLYPTPLTPPQSPSTLAARRYCCSLLKAKLELPHYQLIAFLSMTLKYTGSELATVQKLSETINQKIRGRNSLKNAIATLEEIVSSENFEAVGEDNEDQYTRPGQVTIITMHKAKGLDWDYVFIPFLHQDTLPGELRVPTNAKFLGDFTLGEVARVQIRNYLHAQHQGHPLNLLHPLEAWSEAKKLKKAEEFRLLYVAMTRAKRLLWLTAAQLAPFNWTSFSPENPNLQKKQPFALLKELQTLIFSK, from the coding sequence ATGTATTCTTCTTCCAGCAAACAGCAACAACTGATAGATAATTTACGCCCGGGACAAAAAAGTCTAGCGACTTGGCGAAATGGTAAAATGGCAGTAGCTGCGGTACCAGGAGCGGGGAAATCCCACAGTCTTTCTGTAGCTGCAGCTTTAACTATAGCTCGCGAACAACTCAATCCTCAGCGTCAACTGGTAATCGTCACCTACACCCGTTCAGCCGCAGCGAGTATCAAACAAAAGGTGCGTAACTGTCTCAAAGAACTAGCTTTACCCCAGTGGGGTTTTGTCGTCCAAACTCTGCACGGATTGGCTTTGAGCATTGCTACGCGTCACCTGGAATTACATCACATTGATTTTGAGACAGCGAGCATTGTTACACCCAACACCAATCATCAACTAATTCGCAATGCAGTAGAAGAATGGATCGTCCAATCGCCCCATCTCTACCAAAAGTTAATCCAAGGAAATGAATTTGATGGAGAAGAAACCGAAAGACTACGTCGTCAATCGGTACTGCGCACAGAAGTGCTCCCAAAATTAGCTTACACCGCCATTCGAGAAGCTAAGAGTTCAGGATTATCCCCAACAGAACTCTGGGAATTAGGAGAAAATTATCCAGACAAGTATGAAATACTGGCGATCGCATCTGGGTTGTATCAAGGATATCAACGCTTAATGGGAGATCAAAACTATATCGACTACGATGATTTAATCTTAGCCGCTTTAGAAGTATTAGAAAACCCTAGCGTACGTGATTTATGGCAACAACAAGTCTATGCTGTATTTGAAGACGAAGCCCAAGACTCTAGCCCACTACAAGAGCGTCTCATCACTCTTTTAGCTGGTGCTAACCTAGTTAGAGTTGGCGATCCTAATCAAGCAATCAACTCCACCTTTACCCCAGCCGATCCCTTGTATTTTAATTGGTTTTGTCAAACCTGCGACCAACAACAGCGATTAGCTACCATGGATCAAGCTGGGCGTAGTAGTTCAGTAATTATTAAAGCTGCTAATTTTGCTCTAGAGTGGATGAATAAAAACTATGCTCAGACTCCCATAGATGGACTCAATTTACCCTTTCGTCCTCAGCAAATCCTCCCCGTTACTGCAGGTGATCCTCAACCCGACGCCAACCCTACGACCGAAGGATCGGGTGTGGAAATTTATTTTCCCGAAGATATTTACGAATCCGTCACTCTAATCAAAGCAAGGGTAATCAAACTACTCACTCAATATCCCCATCGCAACGCGGCTATTTTAGTGAGAGAGAATCGCCAAGGTAGTTTTCTCGCGCAACAATTAAAGCAATTGCCTAGTGAACAGGGAATTAAAGTCTATGAAGTAGCAGAAACTCAGCGTCACTCAGAGATTCCTCGAGAAATACTCAAATTGCTCTCATTTTTAGACCGTCCCCATTCCCCCGATCGCCTCAAAGACGCTTTAGAGATTTTACAGGAGCGTCAATTAATTTCTAATCAGGATTTAAACGCTCTAGCTACTTATCCGGAGCAATTCCTCTATCCTACCCCCTTGACACCGCCTCAAAGCCCTTCTACCCTCGCAGCGCGACGCTATTGCTGTAGTTTGCTCAAAGCCAAATTAGAACTACCTCACTATCAACTCATCGCTTTTTTGAGTATGACTCTCAAATACACAGGTTCAGAACTAGCGACGGTACAAAAGCTATCAGAAACGATTAACCAGAAAATTCGTGGGCGTAATTCTCTCAAAAATGCGATCGCCACTCTCGAGGAAATCGTGAGTTCAGAAAACTTTGAAGCGGTTGGAGAAGATAATGAAGACCAATATACTCGTCCCGGTCAAGTTACGATTATTACCATGCACAAAGCTAAGGGATTAGATTGGGATTATGTCTTTATCCCCTTTTTACACCAAGATACTCTTCCCGGGGAATTGAGAGTTCCTACGAATGCTAAATTTCTGGGGGATTTTACTCTAGGGGAAGTTGCTCGTGTCCAAATTAGAAACTATCTACACGCTCAACACCAAGGTCATCCTCTCAATCTGCTCCACCCACTTGAAGCTTGGTCAGAGGCGAAAAAACTCAAAAAAGCCGAAGAATTTCGTTTATTATACGTAGCTATGACTAGAGCTAAGCGTTTACTCTGGCTCACTGCGGCGCAACTTGCTCCCTTTAATTGGACTAGTTTTTCGCCTGAAAATCCCAATCTGCAAAAAAAACAACCCTTTGCTCTGTTGAAAGAACTTCAAACACTAATTTTTTCCAAATAA
- a CDS encoding DUF1997 domain-containing protein gives MSSYLLPDSESNFESNRTTTQHGLEKQPFIFETDFRGHMEMYSPPEVVSDYLEQHHQWFRECAQPMQAEAMGDNGYTVTIGRFASFGYEVEPKMSVIFEVSQEQKYLMYSVEVPDNQSLGYEVQYQASMELNKIDKEISSAISSDYPKKVVATLPSEVTLVKWCLNLRVGVYFPKFIYRLPLAVIQATGDRLLTQIVRQVSPRLTLKVQKDFHERLNLPIPPKSSRYLEKISV, from the coding sequence ATGTCATCTTATCTTTTACCTGACTCTGAATCTAACTTTGAGTCAAATCGGACTACAACTCAACATGGGTTAGAAAAGCAACCCTTTATTTTTGAAACCGATTTTCGAGGTCATATGGAGATGTACAGTCCTCCTGAGGTTGTCAGTGACTATCTCGAGCAACATCATCAATGGTTTCGCGAATGCGCCCAACCAATGCAAGCAGAAGCGATGGGAGACAATGGCTACACTGTGACTATTGGACGTTTTGCTTCTTTTGGTTATGAAGTTGAGCCAAAAATGTCTGTTATTTTTGAAGTTTCTCAGGAACAGAAATATCTGATGTACTCTGTAGAGGTACCCGATAATCAATCCCTCGGTTATGAGGTACAATATCAAGCCTCTATGGAATTAAATAAAATAGATAAAGAAATTTCTAGTGCTATCTCTTCTGATTATCCCAAAAAAGTTGTCGCCACTTTGCCATCGGAAGTAACTCTAGTCAAGTGGTGTTTAAACTTAAGGGTGGGTGTCTATTTTCCTAAGTTTATTTATCGTCTTCCTCTAGCGGTGATTCAAGCTACGGGCGATCGCCTGTTAACTCAAATTGTCCGCCAAGTTTCTCCTCGTCTAACCCTAAAGGTGCAAAAAGACTTCCATGAACGCTTAAATCTTCCCATTCCTCCGAAAAGCAGTCGTTATTTGGAAAAAATTAGTGTTTGA
- the def gene encoding peptide deformylase, giving the protein MISHLEVLTLGHPQLRCPAQPIFDFTNLDLQNFIDALIEITLSSQGVGIAAPQVGRSDRLMIIASHPNPRYPDAPLMEPVAMLNPRLIGHSADLVEGSEGCLSVPGVRGIVSRYQTVEIEYFDRQGKLQQRQLTDFVARIFQHELDHLNGVLFVDRALKSSVTKC; this is encoded by the coding sequence ATGATTAGTCATCTAGAAGTACTCACTCTAGGTCATCCTCAACTGCGATGTCCAGCTCAACCTATTTTTGATTTTACTAATCTTGATCTACAAAATTTTATCGATGCTTTGATAGAAATTACTCTCTCGTCTCAAGGTGTGGGTATCGCAGCGCCTCAGGTAGGTAGGAGCGATCGCCTGATGATCATCGCTTCTCATCCCAATCCTCGTTATCCTGATGCTCCTTTGATGGAACCGGTGGCGATGCTCAATCCCCGTTTAATTGGTCATTCTGCCGATTTAGTTGAAGGTTCTGAAGGTTGTCTGAGTGTTCCAGGAGTCCGGGGTATAGTTTCCAGATATCAAACCGTGGAGATAGAATATTTTGATCGTCAAGGTAAACTGCAACAACGGCAATTAACCGACTTTGTGGCGAGAATTTTTCAACATGAATTGGATCATCTCAACGGCGTTTTATTTGTAGATAGGGCCTTAAAGTCTTCGGTAACAAAATGTTAA
- the rbfA gene encoding 30S ribosome-binding factor RbfA, whose product MATDRRVARVSSQIQREISQMLMGEIKDDRVGAGMVSVTDVQVSNDLQHAKIFVSIYGTPEAKKETMEGLKACKAFVRQLLAQRMRLRRVPEVVFLEDNSLERGDRMLNLLNQISQEREQKDQTDGEETVSSLD is encoded by the coding sequence ATGGCTACTGACCGTCGTGTAGCTCGGGTTTCCTCGCAGATTCAGCGTGAAATCAGTCAAATGTTAATGGGTGAGATCAAAGATGATCGCGTAGGCGCCGGAATGGTGAGTGTTACTGATGTACAAGTATCCAACGACTTACAGCACGCCAAGATCTTCGTGAGTATCTATGGTACACCTGAAGCGAAAAAAGAGACCATGGAAGGCTTAAAAGCTTGTAAGGCTTTTGTCAGACAACTACTAGCTCAAAGGATGCGCTTGCGCCGAGTACCAGAAGTAGTTTTCTTAGAAGATAATTCTTTAGAAAGAGGCGATCGCATGTTGAACCTCTTGAATCAGATTAGCCAAGAACGTGAGCAAAAAGATCAAACCGATGGCGAAGAGACAGTTTCCAGCTTGGACTGA
- a CDS encoding glycoside hydrolase family 3 N-terminal domain-containing protein — translation MAKRQFPAWTDFSLTEQIGQMIVVRASGYCFDQQIRYPIWEAPNQQLSRWLEQLNLGGVILLGGSALELAQRTKQLQAWAKTPLLIAADLEEGVGQRFAGGTWFPPPLALGAIASQDLDIAQEYARHMGAITASEALSLGINWLLAPVVDVNNNPANPVINVRAFGEIPQIVSALAGAFITGARQFPVLTTAKHFPGHGDTQVDSHLELPVLNHSLERLKEIELPPFQEAIAQGVDSVMTGHLLIPAWDSLYPATLSQEILTHQLRRGLGFDGLIVTDALNMGAITNYAPLAEIAVQAIAAGADLLLMPQDPEIAISAIASAVKSGRLTPQRIAQSLTRIWRAKTKITVQSIPHPLTTLSRSKARETVGRILTQSNQGEGHLSPEVSLCNLIVVDDLLHHDFIDFSSPGVTIPQAKGYGVKFLDQRTLPLALTEPQSYLLQIFVRGNPWRTTAGLRAEVQAIYQQLLEKDQIKGLVIYGSPYVLAWFRSQLCSQVPWVFSYGQMPQAQAIALNRLLT, via the coding sequence ATGGCGAAGAGACAGTTTCCAGCTTGGACTGATTTTTCCCTCACTGAGCAAATTGGACAAATGATCGTAGTGCGAGCTTCTGGCTACTGCTTCGATCAACAAATTCGTTACCCCATCTGGGAAGCGCCGAACCAACAACTATCCCGTTGGTTAGAGCAATTAAACCTGGGTGGGGTAATCTTATTAGGGGGATCAGCCCTAGAGTTAGCCCAGAGAACAAAACAATTACAAGCATGGGCTAAAACCCCTCTCTTGATCGCCGCGGACTTAGAAGAAGGGGTAGGACAGCGTTTTGCTGGAGGGACTTGGTTTCCTCCTCCTCTAGCTTTAGGTGCGATCGCCAGTCAAGATCTAGACATTGCCCAAGAGTACGCCCGTCACATGGGAGCCATTACCGCATCTGAAGCCCTTAGTTTGGGTATCAACTGGTTACTCGCCCCCGTCGTAGATGTTAATAATAATCCCGCCAACCCGGTGATTAACGTCAGAGCTTTTGGGGAAATACCCCAGATAGTGAGCGCTTTAGCTGGGGCCTTTATCACGGGGGCGCGTCAATTCCCCGTATTAACCACGGCTAAACATTTTCCCGGACATGGGGATACACAGGTTGACTCTCATCTGGAGTTACCCGTTTTGAATCATTCCCTAGAGAGATTAAAAGAAATCGAATTACCCCCCTTTCAAGAGGCTATAGCCCAAGGTGTTGACAGCGTTATGACAGGTCATCTGCTCATTCCGGCTTGGGATAGTCTGTACCCGGCTACCCTATCTCAGGAGATACTCACCCATCAACTGCGTCGCGGTTTAGGCTTTGATGGGTTAATCGTTACCGACGCTTTGAATATGGGCGCTATTACTAATTACGCGCCTTTGGCTGAGATAGCGGTACAAGCGATCGCCGCGGGAGCGGATCTACTGTTAATGCCCCAAGATCCAGAAATAGCTATTAGTGCGATCGCCTCGGCAGTTAAATCAGGTCGCCTTACCCCCCAGAGGATCGCTCAATCTTTAACGCGTATTTGGCGCGCCAAGACCAAAATTACCGTGCAATCAATCCCCCACCCTCTCACTACCCTATCGCGAAGTAAAGCCCGAGAGACTGTAGGGAGGATTTTAACTCAATCTAATCAAGGGGAAGGGCATTTATCCCCTGAAGTTTCTTTATGTAACCTAATTGTAGTTGATGACTTGCTCCACCACGATTTTATCGATTTTTCTAGCCCTGGGGTGACGATTCCCCAAGCTAAGGGCTATGGAGTCAAATTTCTCGATCAACGCACTCTACCCCTAGCACTGACAGAACCCCAATCCTATCTCCTGCAGATTTTTGTGCGGGGGAATCCTTGGCGCACTACGGCGGGCTTAAGAGCGGAGGTTCAAGCTATCTATCAACAGCTATTAGAAAAAGACCAGATTAAGGGTCTCGTTATTTATGGTAGTCCCTATGTCTTGGCTTGGTTTCGCTCTCAGCTCTGTTCCCAAGTACCCTGGGTATTTTCCTACGGTCAAATGCCTCAAGCCCAAGCGATCGCTTTAAATCGATTATTAACTTAA
- a CDS encoding peptide ligase PGM1-related protein: MVGLHTQGSIDKFEELQQNLRDRWQTADLLEQDDHDILVIPSFSIDQEIGKNVAGFLHYEERLLFSLIRLCKPHTRLIYVTALPLSPMIIDYYLQLLPGIPFSHARRRLLLLSTDDASFKPLTQKILERPRLVQYIRRAMRRERSYIVCFNSTALEQELSIQLDIPLFACSPKLLYWGSKSGSREIFAECNIPHPDGSLQVNSVEELLLEATQLWERQPQLQRMVVKLNEGLSGEGNALLDLRAYQDLATAARKQAIASSFPKMSFQAPNENWTNFSRRICQIGAIVEAFIEGTEKRSPSVQGYISPTGTVEIISTHDQILGGPDGQVYLGCRFPAADAYRLQLQVLGLKIGQALATKGAIERYGVDFIAVRQGKNWELQAIEVNLRKGGTTHPFMTLKLLTNGNYDPHTGLFYSPQGQRKYYVASDNLCKAQYAGLLPNDLMDIIAQYHLHFDSSTKTGTVFHLMGALSEFGKIGLTSIGNSWEEAEAIYQQVEKILDQETSPTAYLKMTSTLPITWN; the protein is encoded by the coding sequence ATGGTGGGCCTACACACGCAAGGGTCAATTGACAAGTTCGAGGAACTGCAGCAAAACTTACGCGATCGCTGGCAAACCGCCGATCTCCTAGAGCAAGATGATCACGATATTCTGGTTATTCCTTCTTTTAGCATCGACCAGGAAATAGGCAAAAACGTCGCAGGGTTTCTACACTACGAGGAAAGACTATTATTTTCTTTGATTAGATTGTGTAAGCCCCATACTCGTCTGATTTACGTGACGGCTTTACCCCTGTCTCCCATGATTATCGACTATTATCTGCAACTGTTGCCGGGTATACCCTTTTCTCACGCGCGTCGACGTCTGTTACTTTTATCTACCGATGACGCTTCTTTTAAACCCTTAACCCAAAAGATTTTAGAACGTCCCCGTTTGGTGCAGTATATTCGTCGAGCTATGCGTCGCGAAAGATCTTATATAGTATGCTTTAATTCCACTGCTTTGGAACAAGAATTATCAATTCAACTCGATATCCCTCTGTTTGCTTGCAGTCCTAAATTACTCTATTGGGGCTCAAAAAGCGGTAGTAGAGAAATTTTCGCAGAGTGCAATATACCCCATCCCGATGGCAGTTTACAAGTCAATAGCGTGGAAGAGTTACTCTTGGAAGCGACGCAACTCTGGGAACGTCAACCCCAATTACAGAGAATGGTAGTCAAGCTAAATGAGGGTTTATCGGGGGAAGGAAATGCGCTCCTGGATTTAAGAGCCTATCAAGATTTAGCTACTGCAGCTAGAAAACAGGCGATCGCTTCCAGTTTCCCAAAAATGAGCTTTCAAGCACCCAATGAAAACTGGACTAATTTTTCCCGTCGTATTTGCCAAATCGGCGCCATTGTAGAAGCTTTTATCGAAGGTACCGAAAAGCGATCGCCCAGCGTTCAGGGTTATATCAGTCCCACTGGTACTGTAGAAATTATCTCTACTCACGACCAAATCCTCGGAGGACCCGATGGACAGGTTTATCTGGGTTGTCGTTTTCCCGCAGCTGACGCCTACCGACTACAGTTACAAGTATTAGGACTCAAAATCGGTCAAGCTTTAGCCACTAAAGGGGCGATCGAACGTTACGGTGTGGATTTTATCGCTGTGCGTCAGGGTAAAAATTGGGAACTCCAGGCGATCGAAGTCAATCTGCGCAAAGGAGGTACAACCCATCCTTTTATGACCCTTAAACTACTAACTAACGGCAATTATGACCCTCATACGGGTTTATTTTATAGTCCTCAAGGTCAACGTAAATACTATGTAGCTTCAGATAATTTATGTAAAGCACAGTATGCAGGACTTTTGCCCAATGACTTGATGGATATCATTGCTCAATACCATCTTCACTTCGACAGCAGCACCAAAACTGGTACCGTATTTCATCTGATGGGTGCTCTATCGGAATTTGGTAAAATAGGGTTAACTAGTATTGGGAACTCTTGGGAGGAAGCAGAAGCAATTTATCAACAAGTGGAAAAAATTCTCGACCAAGAAACTAGCCCAACTGCTTATCTAAAGATGACTTCGACTTTACCTATTACTTGGAATTGA
- a CDS encoding NAD(P)/FAD-dependent oxidoreductase, giving the protein MLTESSCLIIGGGITGLIAAQTLHSRGISVTILDKGRGIGGRLATRRLSHPEYGEGVIDYGAPHFTANGPEFKALVSQWLEQNLIKVWSTGFVSSNGQIEETTYYCGREGNRAIAKHLAQNLNVHTNTQVTKVVWEANYWQAHTATDQIFTGEYLLLTPPVPQSLELLKSLNLALPQKLTEVAYHPCIAVLTLLEAESHIPPPGGLWLNGNPLTWINCNHQKGISPNAYGVTLHASPEYSHSHWKSDDSSIIDDLINSASPWLGSRVITHQIHRWRYSRAHKVYGEPFLALTQPGPLILAGDGFLGSNLEGAVLSGLAAADYLWWENISSN; this is encoded by the coding sequence ATGCTGACAGAGTCCTCTTGTCTAATTATTGGCGGCGGAATAACGGGTTTAATCGCCGCTCAAACGCTACACAGTCGGGGAATTAGCGTAACTATTCTAGATAAAGGACGGGGTATCGGTGGACGACTAGCTACACGTAGACTCAGCCATCCTGAATATGGTGAAGGGGTAATTGACTACGGTGCACCCCATTTTACCGCTAATGGTCCCGAATTTAAGGCTTTAGTCTCTCAATGGCTCGAACAGAACTTAATTAAAGTTTGGTCTACCGGATTTGTCTCCAGCAACGGACAAATTGAGGAAACAACCTATTACTGTGGGAGAGAGGGGAATCGGGCGATCGCTAAACATCTGGCCCAAAACTTGAACGTGCACACGAATACCCAAGTTACTAAAGTAGTATGGGAAGCCAATTATTGGCAAGCCCACACAGCTACAGATCAAATCTTCACTGGGGAATACCTGTTATTAACCCCTCCAGTACCCCAGTCTTTGGAATTGTTGAAGAGTCTTAATTTAGCTCTACCGCAGAAACTGACTGAAGTGGCTTATCATCCATGTATCGCTGTTTTAACCTTACTCGAGGCTGAAAGTCACATTCCCCCACCAGGAGGACTTTGGCTCAATGGTAACCCTTTAACTTGGATCAACTGCAATCATCAAAAGGGTATCTCTCCCAATGCTTACGGGGTTACCCTCCACGCTAGTCCGGAGTATAGTCATAGTCACTGGAAAAGCGATGATTCGAGCATAATTGATGATTTAATCAACAGCGCTTCACCCTGGTTAGGTTCTCGGGTAATTACGCATCAAATCCACCGCTGGCGCTATAGTCGAGCTCACAAAGTCTATGGAGAACCTTTCTTGGCTCTAACACAACCAGGTCCTTTAATTCTAGCAGGCGATGGCTTTCTGGGTTCGAATCTAGAGGGTGCAGTTCTATCTGGATTAGCTGCGGCTGATTATTTATGGTGGGAAAATATCTCCAGCAATTAA
- a CDS encoding Uma2 family endonuclease, which produces MVIIAKKLTLTEYLTYDDDTDNLYELEDGYLSIMSPESNQNNLIALYLLSEFLKIVPFRLVCHKDTEIVTAGNRVRLPDLMIITEELLTALYGKRATITPEMPAPALVIEVVSPGKVNEDRDYRYKRSEYAARGILEYWIVDPQSEKVTLLTLVDGLYEEKIFQGDKSIVSHTFPEFNLIAGDIFPP; this is translated from the coding sequence ATGGTAATAATAGCTAAAAAACTAACCCTAACGGAGTATCTTACCTACGATGACGACACAGATAATCTTTATGAACTAGAAGACGGATATTTGAGCATAATGTCGCCAGAAAGTAATCAAAACAACTTAATTGCTCTCTATTTACTGTCAGAATTTCTCAAAATAGTACCTTTTCGTCTAGTTTGCCATAAAGATACAGAAATCGTCACTGCAGGAAACCGAGTTCGATTGCCCGACTTGATGATTATAACAGAGGAATTGTTAACCGCACTCTACGGAAAACGAGCAACCATTACGCCAGAAATGCCTGCTCCTGCGCTAGTGATAGAAGTGGTTTCCCCTGGTAAAGTTAATGAAGACAGAGATTATCGTTATAAACGATCAGAATACGCAGCTAGAGGGATATTAGAGTATTGGATCGTCGATCCTCAATCAGAAAAAGTGACGCTATTAACTCTTGTAGATGGATTATATGAAGAAAAAATCTTTCAAGGGGATAAATCGATTGTCTCACACACTTTTCCCGAATTCAATTTAATTGCTGGAGATATTTTCCCACCATAA
- a CDS encoding GNAT family N-acetyltransferase gives MIKLRDANLADLDLLNHWDEQSHVIASDPNDDWAWESELKRKPPWREQLIAEIDGQPIGFIQIIDPAEEESHYWGNITIGLRAIDIWIGEKDNLGKGYGTIMMRLAIDRCFFDSTVTGILVDPLSSNIRAHRFYERLGFKFIESRQFGEDSCFVYRLNRANYGNNS, from the coding sequence ATGATTAAGTTACGCGATGCCAACTTAGCTGATTTAGATCTGTTAAACCATTGGGATGAACAATCTCATGTGATTGCTTCAGATCCTAATGATGATTGGGCTTGGGAATCAGAACTCAAGCGTAAACCGCCTTGGAGAGAGCAACTAATAGCAGAAATCGATGGTCAACCCATCGGATTTATCCAAATTATTGATCCTGCAGAGGAAGAAAGCCATTATTGGGGTAATATTACAATCGGTTTGCGTGCTATTGATATTTGGATTGGCGAAAAAGACAATTTGGGAAAAGGCTATGGAACTATCATGATGAGGCTAGCAATTGATCGATGCTTCTTCGATTCAACTGTGACGGGTATACTCGTCGATCCCCTTTCCAGTAATATTCGCGCCCATCGCTTTTATGAACGTCTTGGCTTTAAGTTCATTGAATCTAGGCAATTCGGTGAGGATAGTTGTTTCGTTTATCGTCTAAATCGAGCAAATTATGGTAATAATAGCTAA